A genome region from Polyodon spathula isolate WHYD16114869_AA chromosome 19, ASM1765450v1, whole genome shotgun sequence includes the following:
- the LOC121294370 gene encoding DIS3-like exonuclease 1 yields the protein MLLKTERTLHLKSSRGKTVRVVREHYLREHVPCFSSLCQASCRNDGKLLPGNVTHYIVPDWKVVQDFLEILEFPALRGVIFTQTACQTVQHHKGRKQYNRLRSLLKDARHECIMFSNEFQRYSYCPREKGEAMEKWQTRCIYYAAVWYYHHLAGQKPLVVITEDQDAIEKYGIENKDIYVISVKDYLEGFWPDLKAAHELYESLVQSLRERESESQEKEYAEHLPMEILEAGIKSGRYIQVRPAVLSYLCIQSEKSTVLQEGSL from the exons ATGCTGTTGAAAACAGAAAGAACGCTGCACTTGAAAAGCTCCCGGGGAAAGACCGTTCGAGTGGTCCGGGAGCACTATCTGAGGGAGCACGTCCCTTGCTTTAGTTCCCTGTGTCAGGCTTCATGTCGGAATG atggCAAGCTTCTCCCAGGTAACGTGACCCATTACATCGTCCCGGACTGGAAAGTGGTGCAGGACTTCCTGGAGATTCTGGAGTTTCCAGCGCTGAGGGGCGTGATCTTTACGCAGACCGCCTGCCAAACAGTCCAGCATCACAAAGGGCGAAA GCAATACAACCGGCTGCGTAGTTTGCTAAAGGATGCCCGTCACGAGTGCATTATGTTCTCAAATGAATTCCAGAGGTATTCCTACTGCCCCCGGGAAAAAGGAGAGGCTATGGAGAAGTGGCAGACCAG ATGCATTTACTACGCTGCAGTGTGGTACTACCACCACCTAGCGGGACAGAAACCTTTGGTTGTAATAACAGAAGACCAGGATGCCATTGAAAAATACGGGATTGAAAATAAAGATATCTACGTCATATCTGTTAAG GACTACCTGGAGGGTTTCTGGCCAGACCTGAAGGCTGCCCACGAGCTGTACGAATCACTTGTCCAGTCTCTGCGGGAGCGGGAGAGCGAGAGTCAGGAGAAGGAGTATGCAGAACACCTGCCTATGGAGATCCTGGAGGCAGGGATCAAGTCTGGGCGATACATCCAGGTCAGACCTGCAGTGCTTTCCTACCTCTGCATACAGTCAGAAAAATCCACAGTGCTGCAAGAaggctccctctag